From Dehalococcoidia bacterium, a single genomic window includes:
- a CDS encoding nitronate monooxygenase, with protein sequence MPRPVLRTKLCEMLGIEYPVILAGMGGVARAELVAAVSNAGGLGVIGAAVMPPDELRREIRKVRDLTDKPFGVDLLLPTMGQLPDVPQGVIQGRDIRQLFPKEQREFVEKLKRQWELPEVEEREPPVRFGPDFIRRQMEVVLEEGVPVFAS encoded by the coding sequence GTGCCGAGGCCCGTCCTCAGGACCAAGCTGTGCGAGATGTTGGGCATCGAGTACCCCGTTATCCTGGCGGGCATGGGTGGGGTGGCCAGGGCCGAGCTGGTGGCCGCCGTCTCCAACGCTGGGGGCCTCGGGGTCATAGGCGCCGCCGTCATGCCCCCAGATGAGCTGCGACGCGAGATCCGCAAGGTGCGCGACCTCACCGATAAGCCCTTCGGCGTAGACCTCCTCCTCCCCACCATGGGGCAGCTCCCCGACGTCCCCCAGGGAGTCATCCAGGGCCGGGACATCCGTCAGCTCTTCCCCAAGGAGCAAAGGGAGTTTGTGGAAAAGCTGAAGAGGCAGTGGGAGCTCCCAGAGGTGGAGGAGAGGGAGCCACCCGTGCGCTTCGGGCCCGACTTCATCCGTCGGCAGATGGAGGTGGTGCTGGAGGAGGGGGTGCCTGTGTTCGCCTCCG